Proteins co-encoded in one Lynx canadensis isolate LIC74 chromosome C1, mLynCan4.pri.v2, whole genome shotgun sequence genomic window:
- the LINGO4 gene encoding LOW QUALITY PROTEIN: leucine-rich repeat and immunoglobulin-like domain-containing nogo receptor-interacting protein 4 (The sequence of the model RefSeq protein was modified relative to this genomic sequence to represent the inferred CDS: deleted 1 base in 1 codon), producing MGRPLALDRGSVQLDAALQLLRHSGRLGLANSGPQALGQAPEGQRGSRWSPGHRAEHTSQPWRTSSRTEEGKAMGPAPKQAWPPWPPLLFLLLLSGGSCGGCPAVCDCASQPRAVLCPLRRLEAVPGGLPADTELLDLSGNRLWGLQRGMLSRLGLLQELDLSYNQLSTLEPGAFYGLQSLLTLRLQGNRLRIMGPGVFSGLSALTLLDLRLNHIVLFLDGAFGELGSLRQLEVGDNHLVFVAPGALAGLAQLSTLTLERCNLSTVPGLALARLPALVTLRLRELDIGRLPAGALRGLGQLKELEIHSWPSLGALEPGSLAGLNLSNLAITRCNLSAVPCQALHHLSFLRVLDLSQNPISAIPARSLSPLVRLQELRLAGACLTSIATHAFHGLTAFHLLDVADNALQTLEETAFPSPDQLVTLRLSGNPLTCDCRLLWLLRLRRRLDFGAAPPACASPRHMQGKSLREFSDILPPGHFTCQPALIRKSGPRWVIAEEGGQAVFSCSGDGDPAPTVSWRRPQGPWLGRAGRVRVLEDGTLEIRSVQLQDRGAYVCVVSNVAGNDSLRTWLEVLQVEPPNGTLSDPNITTPGIPGPFFLDSRGVAMVLAVGFLPFLTSVTLCFGLIALWSKGKGRVKHHMTFDFVAPRPSGDKNSGGNRVTAKLF from the exons ATGGGACGGCCCCTAGCCCTGGACAGAGGCAGTGTCCAACTTGATGCCGCCCTCCAGCTTCTCCG GCATTCAGGGAGATTGGGTCTTGCTAATTCAGggccccaggccctgggccaggctccagaagggcagaggggcagtAGGTGGAGTCCA GGGCACAGAGCTGAGCATACTTCCCAGCCCTGGAGGACTTCATCAAG GACTGAAGAGGGGAAGGCTATGGGTCCAGCTCCAAAGCAAGCCTGGCCCCCATGGCCCCCTCTCCTGTTCCTGCTCCTCCTGTCTGGAGGCAGCTGTGGTGGGTGCCCTGCCGTGTGTGACTGTGCCTCCCAGCCCCGGGCAGTGCTCTGCCCCCTTCGGCGACTGGAGGCTGTGCCTGGGGGACTCCCGGCGGACACTGAGCTCCtggacctgagtggaaatcgcCTGTGGGGGCTTCAGCGCGGAATGCTCTCCCGCCTGGGCCTGCTCCAGGAACTGGACCTCAGCTACAACCAGCTGTCCACCCTTGAGCCTGGGGCCTTCTATGGCCTCCAAAGCCTCCTGACCCTGAGGCTGCAGGGCAACCGGCTGCGAATCATGGGGCCCGGGGTCTTTTCAGGCCTGTCTGCCCTCACGCTGCTCGACCTCCGCCTCAACCACATTGTCCTCTTCCTTGACGGAGCCTTTGGGGAGCTGGGCAGCCTCCGGCAGCTGGAGGTGGGGGACAACCACCTGGTGTTCGTGGCTCCAGGGGCGTTGGCAGGGCTGGCCCAGCTGAGCACCCTCACCCTGGAACGCTGCAAcctcagcacagtgcccggccTGGCCCTGGCCCGCCTCCCGGCACTAGTGACCCTGAGGCTTCGAGAACTGGATATTGGGAGGCTGCCAGCTGGGGCACTACGGGGGCTGGGGCAGCTAAAGGAGCTGGAGATCCACTCCTGGCCATCTCTGGGGGCtctggagcctgggagcctggctGGGCTCAATCTCAGCAACCTGGCCATCACCCGCTGCAATCTGAGCGCAGTACCCTGCCAAGCGCTCCACCACCTGAGCTTCCTCAGGGTCCTGGATCTGTCTCAGAACCCCATCTCAGCCATCCCCGCCCGAAGCCTCAGTCCCCTGGTGCGGCTGCAGGAGCTCCGGCTGGCGGGAGCGTGCCTCACCTCCATTGCCACCCACGCCTTCCACGGCCTGACCGCTTTCCACCTCCTGGACGTGGCAGATAATGCCCTTCAGACGCTGGAGGAAACGGCCTTCCCTTCCCCAGACCAACTAGTCACCCTGCGGCTGTCGGGTAACCCCCTGACATGTGACTGCCGCCTCCTCTGGCTGCTCCGGCTGCGCAGGCGCCTGGACTTCGGTGCGGCACCCCCTGCCTGTGCCAGCCCCCGGCACATGCAGGGCAAGAGCCTGAGGGAGTTCTCAGACATCCTGCCTCCAGGGCACTTCACTTGCCAACCGGCCCTGATCCGAAAGTCTGGGCCGCGATGGGTCATCGCAGAGGAAGGGGGGCAGGCCGTTTTCTCCTGCTCCGGAGACGGAGACCCAGCGCCCACGGTCTCTTGGAGGAGGCCTCAGGGCCCTTGGCTGGGAAGGGCTGGGCGAGTGAGGGTCCTGGAGGATGGGACACTGGAGATCCGCTCAGTGCAGCTGCAGGACAGAGGGGCCTATGTCTGCGTGGTCAGCAATGTTGCTGGGAATGACTCCCTGAGGACCTGGCTCGAAGTACTCCAAGTTGAACCACCAAATggcactctctctgaccctaacaTCACCACGCCAGGGATCCCAGGGCCCTTCTTCCTGGATAGCAGAGGCGTAGCTATGGTGCTAGCAGTtggcttcctccccttcctcacctcGGTGACCCTCTGCTTTGGCCTCATTGCCCTCTGGAGCAAGGGCAAAGGCCGGGTCAAACATCACATGACCTTTGACTTTGTGGCACCTCGGCCCTCAGGGGATAAGAACTCGGGGGGTAACCGGGTCACCGCCAAGCTCTTCTGA
- the RORC gene encoding nuclear receptor ROR-gamma, with protein sequence MDRAPQRQHRASQELLAAKKTHSSQIEVIPCKICGDRSSGIHYGVITCEGCKGFFRRSQQCNVVYSCTRQQNCPIDRTSRNRCQHCRLQKCLALGMSRDAVKFGRMSKKQRDSLHAEVQKQLQRQQQQQRGQVAKTPPVGGQGADALACPVGLPDGQLPLGSSPDLPEASACPPGLLRAPGSGPSCPSSLAKAGPNGASYHLGHSPKRGKAEARDGFYGTGSQLPPDTCGLHFEDPRHPGLEEPGQGPDSYCSPSFHSTPEVPYASLTETEHLVQNVCKSYRETCQLRLEDLLRQRPNIFSREEVAGYQRKSMWEMWERCAHRLTEAIQYVVEFAKRLSGFMELCQNDQIVLLKAGAMEVVLVRMCRAYNADNHTVFFEGKYGGTELFRALGCGELISSIFDFSHSLSTLRFSEDEIALYTALVLINANRPGLQEKRKVEQLQHNLELAFHHHLYKTHRQGILAKLPPKGKLRSLCSQHVEKLQTFQHLHPIVVQAAFPPLYKELFSTEIESPEGLSE encoded by the exons caCAAATTGAAGTGATTCCTTGCAAAATCTGTGGGGACAGGTCGTCTGGGATCCACTACGGGGTTATCACCTGTGAGGGGTGCAAG GGTTTCTTCCGCCGGAGCCAGCAGTGTAACGTGGTCTACTCCTGCACCCGCCAGCAGAACTGCCCCATCGACCGTACCAGCCGAAACCGGTGCCAGCACTGCCGGCTACAGAAATGCCTGGCACTGGGCATGTCCCGAGATG CTGTCAAGTTTGGCCGCATGTCCAAGAAGCAGAGGGACAGCCTGCACGCCGAGGTGCAGAAACAACTACAGcggcagcaacagcagcagcggGGACAAGTGGCCAAGACCCCGCCAGTGGGGGGCCAGGGAGCAGATGCCCTCGCATGCCCTGTGGGACTCCCAGATGGGCAGCTGCCCCTGGGCTCTTCGCCTGACCTGCCTGAGGCCTCGGCCTGCCCCCCCGGCCTCCTGagagccccaggctctgggccctcCTGCCCCAGCAGCCTGGCCAAGGCGGGGCCCAACGGGGCCTCATACCACCTGGGACACAGCCCCAAGCGGGGCAAGGCCGAGGCCAGAGACGGCTTCTATGGCACAGGCAGCCAGCTGCCCCCTGACACATGTGGGCTTCATTTCGAGGACCCCAGGCATCCTGGGCTTGAGGAACCAGGACAGGGCCCGGACAGCTACTGCAGCCCCAGCTTCCACAGCACCCCAGAGGTGCCCTATGCCTCCCTGACAGAGACTG AGCACCTGGTGCAGAACGTTTGTAAGTCCTACCGAGAGACATGTCAGCTGCGACTGGAGGATCTGCTACGACAGCGCCCTAACATCTTCTCCCGGGAGGAGGTGGCTGGCTACCAGAGGAAG TCAATGTGGGAGATGTGGGAACGCTGTGCCCACCGCCTCACTGAGGCCATTCAGTACGTGGTGGAGTTCGCTAAGAGGCTCTCAGGCTTTATGGAGCTCTGCCAGAATGACCAGATTGTGCTTCTCAAAGCAG GAGCAATGGAAGTGGTCCTGGTCAGGATGTGCCGGGCCTACAACGCTGACAACCACACAGTCTTTTTCGAAGGCAAATACGGAGGCACGGAGCTGTTCCGAGCcttgg GCTGTGGGGAGCTCATCAGCTCCATCTTTGACTTCTCCCACTCCCTGAGCACATTGCGCTTTTCTGAGGATGAGATTGCTCTCTACACAGCCCTCGTGCTCATCAACGCCA ACCGGCCAGGGCtccaagagaagaggaaagtaGAGCAGCTGCAGCACAACCTGGAGCTGGCTTTCCATCACCATCTCTACAAGACCCACCGCCAAGGTATCCTGGCCAAG CTGCCACCCAAGGGGAAGCTTCGGAGCCTGTGTAGCCAGCACGTGGAAAAGCTGCAAACCTTCCAGCATCTGCACCCCATCGTGGTCCAGGCTGCTTTCCCTCCACTCTACAAGGAACTCTTCAGCACTGAAATTGAGTCACCTGAGGGGCTGTCCGAGTGA